A window of Oncorhynchus kisutch isolate 150728-3 linkage group LG10, Okis_V2, whole genome shotgun sequence contains these coding sequences:
- the LOC109897626 gene encoding phosphoinositide 3-kinase regulatory subunit 5-like isoform X2, translated as MFHCFLSWPEPCCSASQHLLSLIQQELRAPCISFQRLVREEQGLTTTTNHSKTMMVLLMSLGEDVPPELMSVSEQLSGVCHSQRDTSITLIKHAFQAALGTKYPLQILHHALQLVTAVTEALETAAYTRDPDAARESPLQSLKGLVERICIPPPDCHTGPGNVHTLTLPLAKCHMYSWDKDKFDILKDILQSELDRLPVFNLYRDKGDEDEETEEETIKNRYTDHRISTVSTCSKDYVLQLLPDLQLVCALHPVSDLQGPGEWWQWDHIPCVSGPG; from the exons ATGTTCCACTGTTTCCTGTCCTGGCCAGAGCCCTGCTGCAGCGCCAGCCAACACCTGCTCTCCCTCATCCAGCAGGAGCTCAGGGCACCAT GTATCTCATTTCAAAGACTAGTGAGAGAAGAACAGGGCTTGACCACCACCACCAATCACTCCAAAACTAT GATGGTATTGTTAATGAGCCTAGGCGAGGATGTCCCTCCCGAACTCATGTCTGTCTCTGAGCAGCTGAGTGGTGTCTGTCACTCCCAGAGGGACACCTCCATCACCCTGATCAAACATGCCTTCCAGGCTGCCCTGGGGACCAAGTACCCCCTCCAGATACTGCATCATGCACTGCAG CTTGTGACTGCAGTAACAGAGGCCCTGGAGACAGCAGCCTATACACGGGACCCAGACGCAGCCAGAGAGAGTCCACTGCAGAGCCTGAAGGGGCTGGTGGAGAGAATTTGCATACCCCCTCCAGACTGCCATACAGGCCCTG GAAATGTCCATACACTGACGCTGCCCTTAGCCAAATGTCACATGTACTCCTGGGATAAGGACAAGTTCG ACATTTTAAAAGACATTCTTCAGAGTGAGCTGGACCGGCTCCCAGTCTTTAACCTTTACAGAGACAAGGGAGACGAGGAtgaggaaacagaggaggaaacaataaAGAACCGATACACAGACCACCGGATCTCCACTGTGTCCACCTGCTCCAAAGACTATGTTCTCCAGCTACTCCCTGACCTCCAGCTTGTCTGTGCCCTCCACCCTGTCT CAGATCTCCAAGGTCCAGGTGAGTGGTGGCAGTGGGATCACATTCCCTGTGTGTCTGGACCAGGATGA
- the LOC109897626 gene encoding phosphoinositide 3-kinase regulatory subunit 5-like isoform X3, with the protein MFHCFLSWPEPCCSASQHLLSLIQQELRAPCISFQRLVREEQGLTTTTNHSKTMMVLLMSLGEDVPPELMSVSEQLSGVCHSQRDTSITLIKHAFQAALGTKYPLQILHHALQLVTAVTEALETAAYTRDPDAARESPLQSLKGLVERICIPPPDCHTGPGNVHTLTLPLAKCHMYSWDKDKFDILKDILQSELDRLPVFNLYRDKGDEDEETEEETIKNRYTDHRISTVSTCSKDYVLQLLPDLQLVCALHPVYLQGPGEWWQWDHIPCVSGPG; encoded by the exons ATGTTCCACTGTTTCCTGTCCTGGCCAGAGCCCTGCTGCAGCGCCAGCCAACACCTGCTCTCCCTCATCCAGCAGGAGCTCAGGGCACCAT GTATCTCATTTCAAAGACTAGTGAGAGAAGAACAGGGCTTGACCACCACCACCAATCACTCCAAAACTAT GATGGTATTGTTAATGAGCCTAGGCGAGGATGTCCCTCCCGAACTCATGTCTGTCTCTGAGCAGCTGAGTGGTGTCTGTCACTCCCAGAGGGACACCTCCATCACCCTGATCAAACATGCCTTCCAGGCTGCCCTGGGGACCAAGTACCCCCTCCAGATACTGCATCATGCACTGCAG CTTGTGACTGCAGTAACAGAGGCCCTGGAGACAGCAGCCTATACACGGGACCCAGACGCAGCCAGAGAGAGTCCACTGCAGAGCCTGAAGGGGCTGGTGGAGAGAATTTGCATACCCCCTCCAGACTGCCATACAGGCCCTG GAAATGTCCATACACTGACGCTGCCCTTAGCCAAATGTCACATGTACTCCTGGGATAAGGACAAGTTCG ACATTTTAAAAGACATTCTTCAGAGTGAGCTGGACCGGCTCCCAGTCTTTAACCTTTACAGAGACAAGGGAGACGAGGAtgaggaaacagaggaggaaacaataaAGAACCGATACACAGACCACCGGATCTCCACTGTGTCCACCTGCTCCAAAGACTATGTTCTCCAGCTACTCCCTGACCTCCAGCTTGTCTGTGCCCTCCACCCTGTCT ATCTCCAAGGTCCAGGTGAGTGGTGGCAGTGGGATCACATTCCCTGTGTGTCTGGACCAGGATGA
- the LOC109897626 gene encoding phosphoinositide 3-kinase regulatory subunit 5-like isoform X1 yields the protein MFHCFLSWPEPCCSASQHLLSLIQQELRAPCISFQRLVREEQGLTTTTNHSKTMMVLLMSLGEDVPPELMSVSEQLSGVCHSQRDTSITLIKHAFQAALGTKYPLQILHHALQLVTAVTEALETAAYTRDPDAARESPLQSLKGLVERICIPPPDCHTGPGNVHTLTLPLAKCHMYSWDKDKFDILKDILQSELDRLPVFNLYRDKGDEDEETEEETIKNRYTDHRISTVSTCSKDYVLQLLPDLQLVCALHPVCMCEKHQSMWTQSFIYWCRQMCLY from the exons ATGTTCCACTGTTTCCTGTCCTGGCCAGAGCCCTGCTGCAGCGCCAGCCAACACCTGCTCTCCCTCATCCAGCAGGAGCTCAGGGCACCAT GTATCTCATTTCAAAGACTAGTGAGAGAAGAACAGGGCTTGACCACCACCACCAATCACTCCAAAACTAT GATGGTATTGTTAATGAGCCTAGGCGAGGATGTCCCTCCCGAACTCATGTCTGTCTCTGAGCAGCTGAGTGGTGTCTGTCACTCCCAGAGGGACACCTCCATCACCCTGATCAAACATGCCTTCCAGGCTGCCCTGGGGACCAAGTACCCCCTCCAGATACTGCATCATGCACTGCAG CTTGTGACTGCAGTAACAGAGGCCCTGGAGACAGCAGCCTATACACGGGACCCAGACGCAGCCAGAGAGAGTCCACTGCAGAGCCTGAAGGGGCTGGTGGAGAGAATTTGCATACCCCCTCCAGACTGCCATACAGGCCCTG GAAATGTCCATACACTGACGCTGCCCTTAGCCAAATGTCACATGTACTCCTGGGATAAGGACAAGTTCG ACATTTTAAAAGACATTCTTCAGAGTGAGCTGGACCGGCTCCCAGTCTTTAACCTTTACAGAGACAAGGGAGACGAGGAtgaggaaacagaggaggaaacaataaAGAACCGATACACAGACCACCGGATCTCCACTGTGTCCACCTGCTCCAAAGACTATGTTCTCCAGCTACTCCCTGACCTCCAGCTTGTCTGTGCCCTCCACCCTGTCTGTATGTGTGAAAAACATCAGTCAATGTGGACTCAATCTTTCATTTACTGGTGTAGACAGATGTGCCTGTATTGA